The genome window GCAATGCAAATAACAGCTGAAAGAGGAGCTgatagaaagagatagaaagCGAGAGCAAGAGCtttcatcaacaacaaatgagCATGGTGAACTTTCtattataaattcaagttAGTAAATTAGTGTAGCTAAAGAATATGTTTTATAGAGTCGGAATTGATTTCCTCTGACTTTAACATAAATGCACACAAATCTATAATACTACATATTTCaggtttacagggtataaacaatatgaaatatgttggaaatattttaagaattaatttaagacactaaaataaaaaaaggaaaactaatgaaaaataagaaaaaataaaaataagaaaaataaaaaaaaaaaaataaaaataaagaatatatgtgtaagggtgcatcgattttgtcgaaaaaaaaggtaaaaaataaagttcttaaatcaattcttagttgaaaaatgttgcgTATTTAGTCCTTGCAAggacgaaaattatgttttaaggacaatttgTCTTTGTACTTGAAAGTCCTGGCTCCAACAcgagttttgataccaatcttatcaggatcggactaaaaatACTAAGGATATGCTAATAATTcatgctaaaaatatattcaaaaaaagcgtttttcaactcaaaaagcgggaaCTAGGAATTGATATGGTGTcctggtgaaaacatcttggAATTGACTGTAAATAATCAGAGTTAATCTTCTCTGATTGTCACATACTTGCACACAGAAATATAATACTTCAAGTTCAAGGGATTTAGGGTAGAAGCAATATAAGAAaacattaagaaaaaatttgtggaaacttgaaattttcaaaaggcCACACCAAATAAAGAGAGACAGGGATAGAGAGGGAGATATAGAGACTGCTGGAAAAGAGTGGCAAAATGTAAatctaactataattttttttttcgttacagttcataatttatttttaattgtatttgtatttttaatctttaacttaatttttatacttggtgaTTTTTTgattgccgactgcttttagtcgtgcataaataagtgaataaaaaaaaaaaaaataaataaataaataaatactcacATTTGAGAGCACAAACAGCGACAATGAGAGTTCCCCAAGGAACGCCAAACTTGGTGGCAATCAATTGGGAATCGGCGGTCAGCGATGAGATGGCCAACAGTGGGAATAGCACATTCCGCTCCAGCACACTCAGATAGATGTAGAACTTCTCGAACCACATGATCTGTGGTGCATTCAGCACCTCAAATTGTCCAAATTCCTTCTGCCGCAACAGTGGACGGGCGAAACAGAGCCACGGCATGTGTTTCCTCATCTGGGGCACGGCGTAGTGGAGCAGCACACCCAAGGTGCCAATGAAGGCATAGAGAACCACATTGAGATCCGGCTGGAGCACCGTAAAGACCGTGCTGCAATGCAGGACGAGCACACTGACTCCGAGCAGAGTCATCACAACGAGATCGTTTTTCAGACGTGTCGTTACGGTGGCCTGAAGTTTCCTGGGCAATGGATCTGGCAACTCATTGTCCAGTTCCCCGTTGTCCATATCCGGCGCATGATTTGTATCCGTATCGGGTTCCGGATCGATAATTCCCGCATCCACATCCGTCGTTGCTGTGCCGGCACCGGCGGTCAAGGTGGACATGTCACCCGGATTGGTGGTCGACGAGCTGGAGATCTTGTCATCCTGGGAATCTGGAATGCCAGCTGTTTTGGGCTCCTCCTCATAGACATGCTCCTCCAGTTTGACATCCTCGCTGGGTAAATCCACCTGCCCATCCTCGCCAGCATCGACGCCAATGGAGGCATATGAACTGGACGCGGTGATGgctcttttgctgctgcttatgGTCTTGCCCAGAGTTTGACTGCTGCCCAGAGAGGATGCCTTGGATTTGCTATGCTTATGCTCCAACTGCAGTTCCAGTTGTGCCTCCTGATCCGCGTCTGCCTGCTgatccgcctccgcctccgcatCGGCTTCAGCTTCCTCCTGTTCCTCATCCtccagctgctgccgctgctgttgatcCTCATTGATGGCCAGTTTCTCCAGCGAACTCAACTCAATATGCTCCTGACTATTCCCTATGGAACTGACCAGCTCCTGTTGCCGTGTCCTACTGGACACCAGCTCCACTTGACGCTTCCCTCGACtcccttgttgttgttgttgctgttgttgctgctgttgttgttgttgagttggATTTGGATTTTGATTCTTGCGACTGCTGTGCGGATGATGACTTGgctcctcctcatcctcccGATACGTGCTCACAATGCACGTCTTGATGAGACGCCACAGGTGACTGAAATCGCTGGCCGATCGCGACAGATGATAACCCAACGGAATCAGCATCGCACAGAAGATGGAGAACAGTATATACTGTGTTCCCCTCTGCTCGTCCAGCGCCGCATAAAGTGGTCCATAGAGCAGCATTATGGCCAGCACCGAGCGCAGCAGGCAGAGAAATGAACCTGCAATACAACACAATAATTGACGACATTAATCTAGCTATCAATTCAGTTATAATCTAGCTATCAATTCAGTTATAATCTAGCTACAAATTCAGTTATAATCTAGCTATCAATTCAGTTATAATCTAGTTACAAATTCAGTTATAATCTAGCTATAAATTCAGTTATAATGTAGCTATCAATTCAGTTATGAATTCAAGGCTGCAAATCTTCAAAGTATTGGAACAATTTCGAAACATTTCGCttattttctaaattgttttggagattttgttaaatttgtaagcctattaaatgtttaataatgtgattttgatcatgtttagGACTCTGAATTcttaattctgcattttaatcgtataaataaaatatttcttctcCACATCCCGATTTTAGTTTTGTTGGTGAGGGTCGtccctttgaatttttaaaaattgaaaattttaaatctttcttttttacttttaatcaagtCCTTATACTTTAATaagtataaagcaacactttaaacttgattctgggacctttttttttctgtaaaaaatcatgggaaatctgacaaaaatttggacttgtaaagttgatagGTCAGAGGattgaccaacttcgaactgtcataactttggattaacttaaccgattttaaaatggaatgttattttaatcatggtttggcatctaaaattattctgcatttaaatttaattagtttttgacaaaaaattattttcctttaaatCTTGgatttgatgctaagggttccttctttgatattttgaaaattaaaaattttaaatctcaagtttttacttttaattaactccttatatcgtaattagtataaaacaacagttaaaacttgattctgagaccttacatttttctgtaaaaaatcatatcaaaattaagaaatattttgacttctAAAGTGTctaggtcaaaggtctgaccaacttcaaattgccataacttgatcaaatccaagccgattttcaaaaggaaTGTCACTTTGAaaatgatttggcctctacatttattttgcatttaaatttaatttgtttttgacaaaaaatcaTTTCCCTCAAAATCTTggattcgatgctaagggtcccccctttgatattttgaaaattgatgattttaaatcccaagtttttacttttaatcaactccttatatcgtaattagtataaaacaacagttaaaacttgattctgagacctttcatttttctgtaaaaaatcagatcaaaattaagaagtattttgacttgtaaagtgtctaggtcaaaggtctgaccaacttcaaattgtcataacttgatgaaaactaagccgattttcaaaaggaatgtcattttcaaaatgatttggcctctaaatgtattctacatttcaatttaatttgtttttgacaaaaaatcatttcccttaaattcttgaattcgatgctaagggtcccccctttgagtttttgaaaattgaaaattttaaatctcatattttcacttttaatgaactccttatatcataattagtataaaacaacactttaaacttgattctgagacctttaattttcttgtacaAAAAATCCTGTCAATTGCGATAGAattttggacttgtaaagttgctaggtcaagaATTCAAACaacttgaaaatttcataactttgtcagtactgaaccgattttcaagcggaatgtcattttaatcttgGTTTgtcctctaaattcattctgcattcaaaatttaactCCATGATAACTTTAAGCGGTATTTGTTAGATTCCCTATTGTGCCCACAAGGACATGGCttaataaattctttatcctgatcaagaatatatttgtaaatgtttAAGACCTTACACATATAGTGATGAATTTAGACATCCGTCTGCAAGGGTAACACTCAGATTGCTTGAGAGGATCAGGGGGATAACTTACCCAAGAGACTGCTCGCCGCATTGCCGCCAAAGAGATGCATGTCCAGCTGCTCGAGGAGATACATGAGGAATGTGTTGATCTGTGGACACAAGCCCACCGAGAAGATGATGGGAAAGCAGAGCAACAGCACATACAACGACTGCAGGAGCAGAGTCACCACACTGGCCGGTGAATAATGGACGCCAAAGAAGATTAAGGCCGCCGGCGGACGTTGCGAATACTCCGCATCCAGGCGCTTGAGGAGCAGCAATAAACCGCCACAGATGCAGAAGTAGATGGCGCGGGAATAGGCGACCGTTTTATTGAAACCATGAACCGGAGACGCCGCATCCGGTTGGACGCTCTTCACCAGCGAATATTGTGCGCCGGCGATGACGCCACAAAAGAGCAGGACACACAGATCCTTGTAGTGATTATGCTGGAGTATTGCCGCTCCCAGGCAGGCAACCAAGGTGCACAACACGCTGGCCAGGAGCACATGCAGCCAATGCAGATCCCGATCGAATAAAGCCAACAGTTCCAACCGATCCATGGCTATCTTGAACTCCTGCTCGTGTCCACACCATTTGAAGCGGTATTTGTAGAAACTCTTGGGCGGCACCGGCTTCTCGGCGGCGAGCAGACATGGTGGACGCCAGTAGTCGCAGTAGGGTGCAAAGTGTCCCTCCACATTGAGCATGGGTTgattcagctgctgctgcgagtTGGCCGCTGCAGCGGCAATCGCTGCATTGACGGCGGCATCCGTGGAGCAGACATTGCCACCAGTTGCTCCCGCTCCTGATCCCATACCCATTCCCGTTGCTGCTCCCGTGCCGCCTGCTGTTCCAGTTGCTGATCCTGAtcctgccgctgctgctgctgccgctgccactgcgGCGGCTGCTTCGttcagctgttgctgcagtgCATCATTGCGTGCCGTTTGACGCTCGCTGCGCATCACATTGAATAATCCCTGGAGTGAGAATTGCGCCGCATTTGCCGTTGGCGGCGACGCATCGCGTGCGGCGAGCAAGCCCAATGATGCAGTTGCTCCACCGCCACTACCAGCTGCTCCTGCACCTGTGCCGCCTTCCGCCGGCTTGGCATCCCAGCGCATCTTATCCCAGAAGGCTCGCTCAATGTGCGCCATGTGCTCCACGGAACTGGAGGCACCCTGCAGTGCCTGGATCGCATCCTGATAGAACTGAAAGTGCGCACTGGACATGTTGGGTGGCACTATGCTGGGATTGGCGGGCACGGGAGTGCCATCTGGCAGTATGCCGGCAATGGGACGACCCCGCTCATCCACCGCACCGCCGTGCATCAGCCACAGCATCTTGTGGATGTCCGCCGTCAGGCTCTCCGTCAAACTGATGCTGTGCGTCGAATTGGAGCTGGAGGAGTTCCTCGAGGCGCCGCTGGGCAGCATGGAGAGCTTCAGGGCCTGCTTCACCAGTGACAGCTCATTGTTGGCAGCTCCTCCATCTGTGGTGCTCGCATCCGCCAGGACACGACGTCGACGCAGTTCGTCCACCTCCCGATACTTGACCACTTTGGGTATCGCTCCCAGACTCCGTCCAGCTGCCATGCGTGATGTGCATGGTTGCTCCTCATCATCCGCTGTCTGGGATTGAGATTGGGATTGGCATTGAGATTGGTTTTGACATGGTGGCGCATTGTCCATGCCCGCCAGCAGCTGATCCTTGGAGCTGGCGCTCACCTGCTCACAGTCGCTAGATGGACAGCCCGAGTCCGCTTCACTTCTTATCAGCTGGCTGCGTTGCTGTGCGGGATTAGCAGCTGATCCCGCTGCTCCCGCTCCTGATCCCATTCCCGCTCCCggcagtgcacaatgccgatGGTCCTGGGCGAGCTCCTGACGCAACGCCTGCTCGGCGGCCATTTCCCTGGcggattgctgctgctggcgatTGCTGAGCAGCGGGGAACGTGAACCCGTATTGTTATCCTCCGTCTCCTCATCATCGGAGGCTGCCACAGTCGAAGGAGcagctggagttggagttgaagtGGGCGGAGCAGCTGCTTGTGCCGCTCCAGCTGTTGTGGTTTTCAGCACATCGTCCAGCTGACTGTGCGTCTGCTGCAGCTCATTGAGTATATGCTCGAGATTATCATCGAAATCCTTGaagacatcatcatcatcatccgccAGGATACCACCCACATCGGATTCGGCGCTGTGATGCGTCTGACTGCAGCCCAGGGCGCGTGTCCGTCGTCTCCGCGGCACATCATCcagctcatcatcatcatcgtcatggTCATGGCCcattcccactcccactcccacacCCATTGCCATGGCCATTCTAATGCCATTACCCGTCTTATCCTCCGTCGTCTTCTCATCCAGATGCTCCACTATGGGATACACCGGTGGCTCTATTAATGCCGTCGTGGAACCACAGGCACTGGAGCTGCCAAAGATGACGCTACTacaactgccactgccactttCCGTATAGTTTTGATCCACCAGACGTGGTGGATATAGATTCAAATGCTGATTCCTCACCAGACATTTGCTGGGCGGCGGCAGTGGATTCCTCAATCCTGGCTGTCCACTTATCGCCTCCACGCTGTTGGGATGCGGACTGAGATTGGACACAGATGCCTGCGGACAGAGCACCTCCAAGGCGGCGCTCTTAATGCGACGCACACCATTACCCGAGTTGCAGTGGGCGTTGGAGTGGGAGTGGCAGTTGGCTGGAGTGGAGCCGGAACAGTTGGCTCCGCCACTTGGCGCCAATGTGGATTTGGAGCCCGTTTGACTTTGCTTCTGATAGCTGGTGGCATTGGAATGTCGTCGTCGTTTCATCGCCGCTGTGCCGCCAGTGCGATTGGTGCCAGTGATGCCACCAATGCCGCCATCTGTGCTCTGTGCCTGCCCGGCACTGGAGCTGGCTGAGAGCTGCAATGCCGACATGGTGCTATTGGGATCCTTGCGTATCAGCGCGGGAAAATTGTGATGCTTGGCATGCTTGGGATGCAGTTGCTGGTGCGGATGCGGATTATGATGCACATGATGATGGTGCTgtagatgctgctgctgctgatgctgctgaccacggaatcccaatcccaatccggAGCCGGATCCATTGCTCGTTTGCTGCTCAATGGCCAGATCTGATTTGGTATAGCTATCATCCTCCAGATACACATCCGATGACGAGTCCAAGATCCACGATTGATTATTGAGATTTCTGCTTAAGCCgagacccagacccagaccgTGACCCAAACCCAATTCCATGTCCTCCACATCATGTTGTTGTGGATGcaaatgatgttgttgttgttgctgttgttgttgctgctgatctcgttgttgttgttgttgctcgcgctgctgctgttgttgctgctcgcgttgttgttgcatggaGTGAAAGAGTCCAGCTCGACTTTGATGCTTCAGACGCTCATCGTGCGTCTCGGAGCTGCGATGCCGCTGGAGGCGTGAGGAACGTTGTTGACTTGGCATTGCCGACAACATCAAGACGGCAGCGGGAGAATTAAATGAGGCGGAGGAGGAACAGGAGGCAGTATCAGCTGCTGtgcccattcccattcccgcTCCCGTTCCACTTCCAGTTGTGGCCATAAAATGCTGACGCGGATTCGCCTGTGGCCTAACTGCTTTTGTATGTAGGAAACTTGTTGCTGCCGGTGCTCCTCCTGCGCCTGCTCCTCCGCCTccggctgttgttgctgctgctgctgttgttgtggtggctATCGTATCCGATTGATTGCGCATCAGTTTGGCACTCAGTGTGGGCTCCATGTGACCACCGCCCGCATCCAAGCTGCTCTGCCGCTCCAGCCGACGTCGATGACGGCGACTAAAGACCTCGGAGCATTTGCGGGACAGATGTCCAgtgcgtgttgttgttgttgctgttgttgttattgtgctcTGATTGCGACTGTTGTTGTCACTGTTGCCATCCGCACTGCCAGCACTGCTGCCGCCAGCTGCAGCTCCCGTTCCTAATCCTGCTCCAGCTGCACTTCCCGCTCGatttgccgctgccgctgccgttcCCGCTCCCGCCTCCATCACCTCCGGATAAACAGCCAGATATTTGCTAAACAATTCATTGGTTTGTGCCGCCACAGCAATTTTGGAGCGTATGGATTTGGAGACGCTGGCAGAGCCGGCCAACGATTGCTGATCCTGTTGGCTGCCCGTGGAGAGCATCGATGGAGCATAGAACATTAATTCAATTGACTCGGAGCTATTCTTGCGATGCACATCCACCTTGAGATCTGTAATCAAAGTAATTGTATAACTAACTTCTGGAGAGGATTAACGGCCAACACACGTACCAATGATGCTATTCACATTGTCTATGGACATGATGCTATTCTCCTCGCTGGCCTCATTGATGGCCTGCTCCACGGATAAACGTGAACCGCCATGAACGCCGGCGGCACGCATTACCTTCATCTCAATGCCATGCTCCTCATCCCGTTCCCGTTCACGATCCCGGTCACGATCGGAGCGTGCTTCCGTTTCTTTGGTCACCTTGAAGAACTGACTTTTGAGATTCACCTCGGACATGGTCTGGGCACGATCGTATAGACGATGCAGCGCCAGATTGATCAGTTTCACCCCTAAAATGGTGCTGCTGGTCAGCACACAGTAGAGACACCATGTCAACCAGGTGCTGGGAAAGTACTAAAACCAAATAGTAGTAGATATAGTAGTTATTACTAATCGTTGTATCGACAAATAGTAGTATGTAGGTATAGTTACTCACCAGATAGGCAACAAAGGGCGAACATAGCAAGTAGAGCCATAGATACAAATGCACCACATTGCAAAATACACCCTGATGTGGATCATAAAAATAGCCGCCGGTCAGTGAGGCCCACACGCCTTGGCGCAGTATCTCCAAGGTCTGTGAACCCATAATGGCCTATACTGCATATTCGCTCAACAATCGTCTAAAAAAGGATcctcgttatcgttatcgttgatttgttgttgttcatatatataaatatacatatatatatatatgtgtgagttATCGTTGGTTTTGGTTTCCTTGGTTTGGTAAACACGGGAGCGACGAGGAAGGGCGGGGGTGGAGGGGGAGCTTAAAGCTCCGCCAACTAAAGTTGAAATTCGGTGTGTGTTAAATTCGTTGTCGCCTTCAGGGGAAAGTGAAGTCGAAATCTCATGAATTTTGTTGGCACAGCGAGAGTAacgaaataacaacaaaagaaaaacaacaaaccaaaaaaaaaaaaaaacaacgaaagGCGTTGCTTGTTTCagctatatatatgtgtatattaatgcaatctgtatatattttgcagATATTTCATGCACTTGCACACCGACTTTTCAGCTGAGATTATTCACATCGATATCGAATTCTctatttgctgctgctgctgcttcttcttcttgctgttgctcctcttgttgctgttgcttttgctgttgctactACTATTTGGTTAGTAGTGTCTTCGTGGATGCAGTTGTTGCAGTAGTAGCAAAGTCACTCTTGGATACACGATGGTTTTTCCGTTTTCTTTTCGTTGCAAgcgttgtcattgttgttcttgttgttgcttggctGTTGTTTGTTATCAACTTGTGTTTTGCATCGTTTCAGCTTACTAAATTgaacttttctttatttgggTTTTTGTTCTTCTTTGATTTGCTCTTTTTTGCAAAAAGTAACACTCACTCCCTATGCTCCCTCGTTTCATatgctttttctttta of Drosophila innubila isolate TH190305 chromosome X, UK_Dinn_1.0, whole genome shotgun sequence contains these proteins:
- the LOC117794326 gene encoding protein pecanex codes for the protein MATTGSGTGAGMGMGTAADTASCSSSASFNSPAAVLMLSAMPSQQRSSRLQRHRSSETHDERLKHQSRAGLFHSMQQQREQQQQQQREQQQQQRDQQQQQQQQQQHHLHPQQHDVEDMELGLGHGLGLGLGLSRNLNNQSWILDSSSDVYLEDDSYTKSDLAIEQQTSNGSGSGLGLGFRGQQHQQQQHLQHHHHVHHNPHPHQQLHPKHAKHHNFPALIRKDPNSTMSALQLSASSSAGQAQSTDGGIGGITGTNRTGGTAAMKRRRHSNATSYQKQSQTGSKSTLAPSGGANCSGSTPANCHSHSNAHCNSGNGVRRIKSAALEVLCPQASVSNLSPHPNSVEAISGQPGLRNPLPPPSKCLVRNQHLNLYPPRLVDQNYTESGSGSCSSVIFGSSSACGSTTALIEPPVYPIVEHLDEKTTEDKTGNGIRMAMAMGVGVGVGMGHDHDDDDDELDDVPRRRRTRALGCSQTHHSAESDVGGILADDDDDVFKDFDDNLEHILNELQQTHSQLDDVLKTTTAGAAQAAAPPTSTPTPAAPSTVAASDDEETEDNNTGSRSPLLSNRQQQQSAREMAAEQALRQELAQDHRHCALPGAGMGSGAGAAGSAANPAQQRSQLIRSEADSGCPSSDCEQVSASSKDQLLAGMDNAPPCQNQSQCQSQSQSQTADDEEQPCTSRMAAGRSLGAIPKVVKYREVDELRRRRVLADASTTDGGAANNELSLVKQALKLSMLPSGASRNSSSSNSTHSISLTESLTADIHKMLWLMHGGAVDERGRPIAGILPDGTPVPANPSIVPPNMSSAHFQFYQDAIQALQGASSSVEHMAHIERAFWDKMRWDAKPAEGGTGAGAAGSGGGATASLGLLAARDASPPTANAAQFSLQGLFNVMRSERQTARNDALQQQLNEAAAAVAAAAAAAAGSGSATGTAGGTGAATGMGMGSGAGATGGNVCSTDAAVNAAIAAAAANSQQQLNQPMLNVEGHFAPYCDYWRPPCLLAAEKPVPPKSFYKYRFKWCGHEQEFKIAMDRLELLALFDRDLHWLHVLLASVLCTLVACLGAAILQHNHYKDLCVLLFCGVIAGAQYSLVKSVQPDAASPVHGFNKTVAYSRAIYFCICGGLLLLLKRLDAEYSQRPPAALIFFGVHYSPASVVTLLLQSLYVLLLCFPIIFSVGLCPQINTFLMYLLEQLDMHLFGGNAASSLLGSFLCLLRSVLAIMLLYGPLYAALDEQRGTQYILFSIFCAMLIPLGYHLSRSASDFSHLWRLIKTCIVSTYREDEEEPSHHPHSSRKNQNPNPTQQQQQQQQQQQQQQGSRGKRQVELVSSRTRQQELVSSIGNSQEHIELSSLEKLAINEDQQQRQQLEDEEQEEAEADAEAEADQQADADQEAQLELQLEHKHSKSKASSLGSSQTLGKTISSSKRAITASSSYASIGVDAGEDGQVDLPSEDVKLEEHVYEEEPKTAGIPDSQDDKISSSSTTNPGDMSTLTAGAGTATTDVDAGIIDPEPDTDTNHAPDMDNGELDNELPDPLPRKLQATVTTRLKNDLVVMTLLGVSVLVLHCSTVFTVLQPDLNVVLYAFIGTLGVLLHYAVPQMRKHMPWLCFARPLLRQKEFGQFEVLNAPQIMWFEKFYIYLSVLERNVLFPLLAISSLTADSQLIATKFGVPWGTLIVAVCALKFVRNAYSDPTNQYLIIIFTVLLFRIDFAMATESFIIDYFFVSLAFRKCCDFLLKLQFIVTYIAPWQITWGSAFHAFAQPFSVPHSAMLFLQAGISALLSTPLNPFLGSAIFLTSYVRPVKFWERDYNTRRIDHSNTRLSSQLERDLGADDNNLNSIFYEHLTRSLQHSLCGDLLMGRWGNVNQGDCFVLASDDLNCLVHIIELGNGLCTFQMRGLEFRGTYCQQREVEAITEDVEDNDGCCCCDPGHLPRLLSANAMFSTRWLAWQVVAAQYVIEGYSISDNLASATLQVFEYRKVLITYYIKSIIYYVVKNPKLEQWLASGPIQEALQHTLSRQFVDLDPIFNFNLDEDFDFRAVGITRSSFCYVYLKWINYCVDKRKELQLGKETPTMTTTTMPMPMATAATGVGTGVATSTALPAATINTATVGGGAGGLGVSIAVASGTAGAATGTTTANNTPAHNDSKSTPNLSSHGAATAPQSKSQSQQQLRSVVRPQKSATMSGSGSGGSGSGSTAPHHVVQESSEHLSSSHSFANISRQTSESAPGLGGYVTYMDQNVFVKLSKATTTTTTATGTGMGMGMGMGMGMGKSSLRKEDSPRNTNHHQSNMSQQDGNLTTILPSTVPSMTTTQRPALKLKVASVSKDAPLVSLCLALGLLARRSLATASHSSLTGVEFFLHGLHALFKGDFRITSPRDEWVFADMELLHSVVAPAVKMALKLQQDHITNPDEFLDPHALYEAIDSCSKELVISHEADPVWRSAVLRGAPNLLALRHVMEDGSDEYRIIRLTKRFLSFRVIKLNRECVRGLWAGQQQELIYLRNRNPERGSIQNAKQALRNIINSSCDQPIGYPIYVSPLTTSYADTNSQLCQVIGGAITLDTIRQTVLDWWHRIRERCRQGCSSGSAMEASMQLGACNFGSGGSVVGAGSTMAGAGGVGVGVGGAGGGLGATGSTGAGGVAAALGGSAPGTASSAGGDSGELAPVFISAPLYNTLTVNSYYGVRGNVAGMSGISGSLGGSYVSDTLAVVRGGLAVMPVKPTSTTLIAGLLNRERDQEVASVSGSTLRASGSSGPRSVRSSGGQLQASARRATLPIASGATVASGGETALPPKDAPQARSDLVEYEPSPRSNKLSSSSGSLGVGMGVGNIITTPGDYPRKTKGPICLMANETAPGGTSPAATTTTVASTTHLTPRKPRIEIYRKVIIVDDTGIYDCLDIIDAVVWPADHMRANGGRLSWKDWEPSAGMVGHVVHVWVPNHKDILFRSHVNRCVYLIEIGEHYVPVEELGLREYNQILGSSSEEMTSSRRSSIPREQKFAEVRAFMSKSRKHKIRAVSSSSSEDEDDEEQEQEQEEQPEDDNGARCSTPAAAIGAMSLPPGVTAPPGIDLMNFNTLLNMWKLIADKKKQAINIDTSEPFAAFDYTGELPPELMRQLEESRLAQQQLLEEQQEEELRQHLQQLEDEAIALEAERAAHPCEIITPPSAEELSLSLEPSGTPTPTSTPTTTTPPPKSQTEQELVQEEEKVMEKETETEKETQPMQSKEERQTEMEPEMKTELELKKEELESKETKQQQKDDNDDDDDDDGTTV
- the LOC117785563 gene encoding protein pecanex-like; translated protein: MGSQTLEILRQGVWASLTGGYFYDPHQGVFCNVVHLYLWLYLLCSPFVAYLYFPSTWLTWCLYCVLTSSTILGVKLINLALHRLYDRAQTMSEVNLKSQFFKVTKETEARSDRDRDRERERDEEHGIEMKVMRAAGVHGGSRLSVEQAINEASEENSIMSIDNVNSIIDLKVDVHRKNSSESIELMFYAPSMLSTGSQQDQQSLAGSASVSKSIRSKIAVAAQTNELFSKYLAVYPEVMEAGAGTAAAAANRAGSAAGAGLGTGAAAGGSSAGSADGNSDNNSRNQSTITTTATTTTRTGHLSRKCSEVFSRRHRRRLERQSSLDAGGGHMEPTLSAKLMRNQSDTIATTTTAAAATTAGGGGAESS